One stretch of Dokdonia sp. Hel_I_53 DNA includes these proteins:
- a CDS encoding TIGR02594 family protein, which produces MSITIQTAASQLGVKEISGSQSNAQILQYAKDLGISNYTNDDAAWCSLFVNWVAHKGGLETTGKLTARSWLNVGFPTDRPEPGDVVVFWRENRNSWMGHVGFFTGFSHNLSRIYCLGGNQGNQVSITAYGKDRLLGFRRLRKVGVNEIKDQHLNRGSHGTAVAELQDILKQLGYDCGTTDGKFGPKTEQCLKDFQASSGFLKLTGKLDKATREYLDKVMENHLLEF; this is translated from the coding sequence ATGTCAATCACAATTCAAACTGCAGCTTCACAATTAGGTGTTAAAGAGATAAGCGGCTCCCAGTCTAATGCGCAAATTTTGCAATATGCCAAAGACCTTGGGATAAGCAATTATACAAATGACGATGCTGCTTGGTGTAGTCTTTTTGTAAACTGGGTTGCTCACAAGGGCGGATTAGAAACTACAGGCAAACTCACAGCTCGCTCTTGGCTCAATGTAGGTTTTCCTACAGATCGTCCAGAGCCTGGAGATGTAGTAGTTTTTTGGAGAGAAAATCGTAATTCTTGGATGGGTCACGTAGGATTCTTTACTGGTTTTTCACATAACCTATCGCGTATCTATTGCTTAGGTGGTAATCAAGGCAATCAAGTATCCATAACAGCATACGGTAAGGATAGACTATTAGGTTTTAGAAGACTGCGTAAAGTAGGTGTCAATGAGATCAAAGATCAGCACCTCAACAGAGGGAGCCACGGTACTGCTGTGGCAGAGCTACAAGATATTCTCAAGCAACTAGGATACGACTGTGGGACCACTGATGGGAAATTCGGTCCTAAAACAGAACAATGTCTTAAAGACTTTCAAGCCTCTAGCGGTTTTTTAAAACTTACAGGCAAACTAGACAA
- the ileS gene encoding isoleucine--tRNA ligase, translating to MSAKFTEYKGLDLPNIASEVLAYWKENDVFEKSVTSREGAKPYVFFEGPPSANGLPGVHHVLARAIKDIFPRYMTMKGFQVKRKAGWDTHGLPVELGVEKELGITKEDIGTKITVEEYNEACKKAVMRYTDIWNDLTEKMGYWVDMDDPYITYKSKYMETVWWLLKQIYNKDLLYKGYTIQPYSPKAGTGLSSHELNQPGCYRDVTDTTVVAQFKVTDQGENPLAKELADGQTYFIAWTTTPWTLPSNTALTVGKKIDYVLVETFNQYTFEPVKVILAKNLVSKQFDKKFASASAKEELDAYNAGDKKIPYFVAREFKGADLLELRYEQLFDFVQPHDNPQDAFRVIAGDFVTTEDGTGIVHTAPTFGADDALVAKLASPEVPPLLVKNEDGNLVPLVDLQGKFRPELKEFGNKYIKNEYYTDGEAPERSMDVELAIRLKEENKAFKVEKYVHSYPHCWRTDKPVLYYPLDSWFIKVTDFKDRMHELNLGINWKPQSTGEGRFGNWLANANDWNLSRSRFWGIPLPIWRTDDGKEELLIGSIAELKAEIQKALDAGVMDADPFADFEVGNMSEENYELVDLHKNVVDKITLVSASGQPMKREADLIDVWFDSGSMPYAQWHYPFENKELVEDTWRKADFIAEGVDQTRGWFYTLHAIATMIFDDVAYKNVVSNGLVLDKNGQKMSKRLGNATDPFETLEKYGPDATRWYMISNANPWDNLKFDLDGIEEVKRKFFGTLYNTYNFFALYANLDNFAFAEAEIELSQRPEIDRWILSELHSLIAEVDKFYSQYEPTKATRAIDKFVQENLSNWFVRLSRRRFWKGEYATDKISAYQTLYTCLETVAKLSAPVAPFFMEKLYKDLNAATGREDFESIHLAKFPISDTNYIDTALEHKMQKAQIVSSLTLSLRAKEKIKVRQPLQRIMIPVLNENDKKEIEAVADLIKSEVNVKEIELISDDSGILVKQIKPNFKVLGPRFGKDMKLVASKINTLDAKNIATIEQEGQLPIEINGESIILESGDVEITSQDIEGWLVASHAGVTVALDVTISDDLKKEGIARELVNRIQNLRKDSGYEVTDRIHIQLQNEPSIAQTVTSNADYIKEETLADSLEIVENISNGLEIAFDDIKTYLTISKQ from the coding sequence ATGAGCGCTAAGTTCACTGAATATAAAGGATTAGACCTTCCTAATATCGCTAGCGAGGTACTTGCCTACTGGAAAGAAAACGACGTTTTTGAGAAGTCAGTTACCTCTCGAGAAGGAGCAAAACCGTATGTGTTTTTTGAAGGACCACCTTCGGCAAACGGACTACCGGGTGTACACCACGTACTAGCACGCGCGATTAAAGATATTTTTCCTCGTTATATGACGATGAAAGGTTTTCAAGTAAAACGCAAAGCGGGATGGGATACACACGGACTTCCTGTAGAACTTGGTGTTGAAAAAGAACTTGGTATTACTAAAGAGGATATCGGCACAAAAATCACTGTAGAGGAGTATAACGAAGCTTGTAAAAAGGCCGTGATGCGCTACACAGATATCTGGAATGACCTTACCGAAAAAATGGGCTACTGGGTAGATATGGATGATCCATACATTACCTACAAGTCTAAATATATGGAGACCGTATGGTGGTTACTTAAGCAAATCTATAACAAAGATTTACTGTACAAAGGCTACACCATCCAACCCTATTCTCCTAAGGCAGGAACGGGATTAAGCTCTCACGAACTTAACCAGCCTGGCTGTTACCGTGATGTGACAGATACTACGGTGGTTGCACAATTTAAAGTGACAGATCAAGGTGAAAATCCACTTGCAAAAGAACTTGCAGACGGGCAAACTTACTTTATCGCTTGGACAACAACCCCTTGGACGCTGCCATCAAATACTGCACTTACCGTAGGAAAAAAGATAGATTATGTACTTGTGGAAACATTTAACCAGTACACCTTCGAGCCCGTAAAAGTTATTCTTGCAAAGAACTTAGTCTCTAAGCAGTTTGATAAGAAATTTGCTTCCGCTTCCGCGAAAGAAGAGTTGGATGCATACAATGCTGGAGATAAGAAAATCCCATACTTCGTAGCCAGAGAATTTAAAGGAGCAGACCTTCTTGAACTTCGCTACGAGCAACTCTTTGATTTTGTACAACCTCATGATAATCCTCAAGATGCTTTCCGGGTGATTGCCGGTGATTTTGTGACGACCGAGGATGGTACGGGTATCGTACACACGGCACCTACCTTTGGTGCAGATGATGCTTTGGTGGCAAAGCTAGCTTCGCCAGAGGTACCACCATTACTAGTTAAGAATGAAGATGGAAACTTAGTACCGCTTGTAGATCTTCAGGGTAAATTTCGCCCAGAGCTCAAAGAGTTTGGCAACAAGTATATCAAAAATGAATATTACACAGATGGCGAGGCTCCAGAACGATCTATGGACGTGGAGCTTGCCATACGTTTAAAAGAAGAAAATAAAGCTTTCAAAGTAGAGAAGTACGTACACAGTTATCCACACTGCTGGCGTACAGATAAGCCGGTACTTTACTACCCGCTAGATTCTTGGTTTATAAAAGTAACCGATTTTAAAGATCGTATGCACGAGCTTAATCTTGGTATTAACTGGAAACCACAATCTACTGGGGAAGGCCGTTTTGGTAACTGGCTTGCTAATGCAAACGACTGGAACCTGTCTCGTAGTCGTTTTTGGGGAATACCATTACCTATCTGGCGTACTGATGATGGAAAGGAAGAACTACTCATAGGTTCTATAGCAGAGCTTAAAGCCGAAATACAAAAAGCACTTGACGCTGGTGTGATGGATGCAGATCCTTTTGCAGACTTTGAAGTGGGCAATATGAGTGAAGAAAACTATGAACTCGTAGACCTGCATAAAAATGTGGTAGATAAGATCACGCTCGTTTCTGCAAGTGGGCAGCCTATGAAACGTGAGGCAGATCTTATAGATGTTTGGTTTGACTCTGGATCTATGCCGTATGCACAATGGCACTATCCTTTTGAAAATAAAGAACTCGTAGAAGACACTTGGCGTAAAGCAGATTTTATAGCCGAAGGTGTAGACCAAACTCGTGGATGGTTTTATACACTCCACGCGATCGCTACAATGATTTTTGACGATGTAGCCTATAAAAATGTGGTTTCTAATGGACTAGTACTTGACAAGAACGGGCAAAAGATGTCTAAGCGACTAGGTAATGCGACAGACCCTTTTGAGACCTTAGAAAAATACGGGCCAGATGCAACACGCTGGTACATGATTTCTAACGCAAATCCATGGGATAACCTTAAGTTTGATTTAGACGGCATAGAAGAAGTAAAGCGTAAGTTCTTTGGGACACTTTACAATACCTATAATTTCTTTGCGCTGTATGCAAATCTGGATAATTTCGCTTTCGCGGAAGCGGAAATAGAACTTTCTCAACGTCCAGAAATAGACCGTTGGATTTTGTCAGAACTCCACTCTCTTATTGCCGAAGTAGATAAATTTTACTCACAATATGAGCCTACTAAAGCAACTAGAGCTATTGATAAGTTTGTACAGGAAAACCTGTCAAACTGGTTTGTAAGATTAAGTAGAAGACGCTTCTGGAAGGGTGAATATGCCACCGATAAAATTTCTGCTTACCAAACATTATATACCTGTCTTGAAACAGTTGCAAAGTTAAGTGCTCCTGTGGCACCATTCTTTATGGAAAAACTCTATAAAGATCTTAACGCTGCTACTGGCAGAGAAGATTTTGAAAGTATTCACCTCGCAAAATTTCCTATAAGCGATACGAATTACATCGATACAGCGTTAGAACATAAAATGCAAAAAGCACAAATTGTAAGTTCGCTTACCTTATCGCTTAGAGCAAAAGAAAAGATTAAAGTGCGTCAACCATTGCAACGTATTATGATCCCCGTGCTCAATGAAAATGACAAAAAAGAGATAGAAGCCGTAGCAGATTTGATCAAATCTGAGGTAAATGTGAAAGAAATTGAGCTCATTTCTGATGACTCTGGGATTTTAGTGAAGCAAATAAAACCAAATTTTAAGGTGTTAGGACCACGCTTTGGAAAAGATATGAAGCTGGTTGCCAGCAAAATAAATACTTTAGATGCAAAAAATATTGCCACAATTGAACAAGAGGGGCAATTACCTATTGAGATTAACGGAGAAAGCATTATTTTAGAGTCTGGAGATGTAGAGATTACCTCTCAAGATATAGAAGGTTGGTTAGTTGCTAGTCATGCTGGGGTAACAGTTGCTTTAGATGTAACGATAAGTGACGATCTTAAAAAAGAAGGAATTGCCCGAGAACTTGTAAATCGTATTCAAAATTTACGTAAAGACTCTGGTTATGAAGTGACAGATCGCATTCATATACAATTGCAAAATGAGCCTTCAATAGCGCAAACAGTAACAAGCAATGCTGACTATATTAAAGAAGAAACACTAGCAGATTCTCTAGAAATAGTAGAAAATATTTCTAACGGTTTAGAAATTGCTTTTGATGATATTAAAACATATTTAACCATTTCAAAACAATAG
- a CDS encoding TraR/DksA family transcriptional regulator gives MGTDTQERFSDAQLEEFRELINKKIEKAQHDLELIKSAYLNDGDNGTDDTSPQFKSFDEGSATMSKEANSALAIRQEKFIRDLKNAITRINNKTYGICRVTGKLINPERLKLVPHATLSIEAKNMQS, from the coding sequence ATGGGTACAGACACACAAGAACGTTTTAGCGATGCGCAACTAGAAGAGTTTCGCGAGTTAATTAACAAGAAAATTGAAAAAGCTCAGCACGATTTAGAGCTTATTAAAAGTGCTTATCTCAATGATGGAGATAATGGCACTGATGACACCTCTCCTCAATTCAAATCTTTTGATGAAGGTAGTGCAACTATGAGCAAAGAGGCGAATAGTGCGCTTGCCATACGTCAAGAAAAGTTTATAAGAGATCTTAAAAATGCCATCACACGTATTAATAATAAAACTTATGGTATCTGTAGGGTTACTGGTAAATTAATAAACCCAGAGCGCTTAAAGCTTGTTCCTCACGCAACGCTAAGCATTGAGGCAAAGAATATGCAAAGTTAA
- a CDS encoding DUF4097 family beta strand repeat-containing protein, with the protein MKLYTALFIVFFSVTLTAQKRVSKTYSAAGVKELQIHSNEIFEIKVNTAQTDIITIYTVIDGEIFASTLLNTQIDNEVLQIKTGTTPDYVPFNDKLSAHKVMAIELEIIMPLEMDLSIFSTLSSVITAGKLGKVRIDLGRGNFTAKKFRFRESAKINTISGNVDIELDQAHVTAQSRNGIVVIPTDINMGAPLSVESLDGDITIRKSQ; encoded by the coding sequence TTGAAACTTTATACCGCCCTATTCATAGTTTTTTTTTCTGTGACCCTGACGGCTCAGAAAAGGGTTTCTAAAACATATTCTGCTGCTGGAGTAAAAGAACTGCAAATTCATAGTAATGAAATATTTGAGATCAAGGTCAATACTGCTCAAACTGACATAATCACTATATATACAGTTATTGACGGAGAAATCTTTGCTAGTACCCTTCTCAACACACAAATTGACAATGAGGTTTTACAAATTAAAACAGGTACAACTCCAGATTATGTTCCTTTTAATGATAAACTTTCTGCCCATAAAGTGATGGCTATTGAGTTAGAAATTATTATGCCTTTGGAAATGGATCTCTCTATTTTTTCTACCTTATCAAGTGTTATTACGGCTGGTAAATTAGGGAAAGTACGTATAGATTTAGGCAGAGGTAATTTTACTGCAAAAAAGTTTCGCTTTCGCGAAAGCGCAAAAATCAATACAATTTCTGGTAATGTCGATATAGAACTCGATCAAGCACATGTGACTGCACAATCTCGCAACGGGATCGTCGTTATACCCACAGACATTAATATGGGTGCACCGCTTTCTGTTGAGAGTTTAGATGGTGATATTACCATTCGTAAATCGCAGTAA
- a CDS encoding lipoprotein signal peptidase — MSLKKAGLIIFLILLVDQVLKIYIKTNFYLRESIQVFGWDWFQIFFVENQGAAWGVELPGEYGKITLSLFRLIIAPVIAYWLYKSIKDHAPKLLIIAISLIFAGALGNIIDSLIYGSIFSASTTSQVATFMPEGGGYAPPLFGKVVDMLYFPFIKNAQFPDWFPIWGGDSFTFFNAIFNIADMAISTGVGILIVFNKRVFPQDEVAVK; from the coding sequence ATGTCGCTTAAAAAAGCCGGGCTTATAATATTCTTGATTTTACTGGTAGATCAGGTTCTGAAAATTTACATTAAAACTAATTTTTACCTCAGAGAAAGTATTCAAGTTTTCGGTTGGGATTGGTTTCAAATTTTTTTTGTTGAGAATCAAGGAGCAGCTTGGGGTGTTGAGTTACCTGGTGAATATGGGAAGATAACACTCTCACTCTTTAGACTTATTATTGCTCCAGTAATTGCATACTGGCTCTATAAATCAATAAAAGACCATGCCCCTAAATTATTAATTATTGCGATCTCTCTTATTTTTGCTGGTGCATTAGGTAATATTATTGACTCACTTATTTACGGATCTATTTTTAGCGCGAGTACAACAAGTCAAGTTGCTACATTTATGCCAGAAGGTGGTGGGTATGCTCCCCCTCTTTTTGGAAAGGTGGTAGATATGTTATATTTTCCCTTTATAAAAAATGCACAATTCCCTGATTGGTTTCCTATATGGGGCGGAGACTCATTCACGTTTTTTAATGCTATTTTCAACATTGCAGATATGGCTATAAGCACTGGTGTAGGGATTCTTATTGTGTTTAACAAGAGAGTCTTTCCTCAAGATGAAGTGGCTGTAAAATAA
- a CDS encoding 5-formyltetrahydrofolate cyclo-ligase: MSKQELRKKYKALRTTVSKDTLEEMSLQIANKALQSDLWDHEYYHVFLPIEHLFEINTEYLLSILSGKDKHILLSKSNFDEGSMQHFLLTDSSILQVNPYGIPEPKDGIEIQPDKIDVVFIPLLAYDKLGNRVGYGKGFYDRFLASCNPEVIKVGMSLFEPEVEPIEANSYDVALDYCITPRNVHKF, from the coding sequence GTGAGCAAACAAGAACTGAGGAAGAAGTATAAGGCATTGCGTACGACCGTCTCAAAAGACACCCTTGAAGAAATGAGTCTTCAAATCGCAAATAAGGCATTGCAAAGTGACTTATGGGACCATGAATACTATCATGTTTTTTTACCTATAGAGCACTTATTTGAAATCAACACTGAGTATCTTCTTTCTATCCTTAGCGGTAAAGACAAGCATATTCTTTTATCAAAATCAAATTTTGATGAAGGATCAATGCAGCATTTTCTTTTAACAGATAGTAGTATCCTTCAAGTAAACCCTTATGGGATTCCAGAACCAAAAGATGGTATTGAAATCCAGCCTGACAAAATCGATGTTGTTTTCATACCTCTTCTTGCGTATGATAAGCTTGGAAATAGAGTAGGTTATGGAAAAGGATTTTATGACCGCTTTTTAGCTAGTTGTAACCCTGAAGTAATTAAAGTTGGTATGAGTTTATTTGAACCAGAAGTTGAGCCTATAGAAGCAAACAGTTATGACGTTGCGTTAGATTATTGCATAACACCCCGTAATGTGCATAAGTTTTAA
- a CDS encoding succinylglutamate desuccinylase/aspartoacylase family protein → MKFIDDDNILTLLGERILPGKRATVNFNLAKLYTTAAVEVPIIVERSKKPGPVILITSGIHGDEINGVEIVRQLIAKKINRPKIGTVICIPVVNIFGFLDMKRAFPDGRDLNRVFPGNPRGSLASRFAYQFVKKILPVADICMDFHTGGASRFNVAQVRIDPSDFTSTQYAKVFNAPFTLHSKTISKSYRATCSRLGKPILLFEGGKSKVSDKDIARQGVFGAMRVFAHLGMLADDFKVPEAQAPSVLVEATQWLRAKYSGLLHTKVNCGEYVNVGQHLATITDPYGKFRHLVIAKNAGYLINVNEASLVYQGDAIFNTSLQKNVASEQTRTEEEV, encoded by the coding sequence GTGAAATTTATTGACGACGATAATATACTTACGTTATTAGGAGAGCGCATTTTACCTGGTAAAAGAGCGACTGTTAATTTTAACCTTGCAAAGCTGTATACCACAGCAGCTGTTGAGGTACCGATCATAGTTGAGAGGTCAAAAAAACCAGGCCCTGTAATTCTGATTACCTCAGGAATTCACGGAGATGAGATCAACGGAGTAGAAATCGTACGCCAGCTTATAGCAAAAAAAATAAATCGACCTAAAATAGGAACCGTAATATGTATTCCTGTCGTAAATATTTTTGGTTTTTTAGATATGAAGCGTGCTTTCCCAGATGGAAGAGACCTCAACCGAGTTTTTCCTGGTAATCCAAGGGGGTCCCTCGCGAGTAGATTTGCCTATCAATTTGTGAAGAAAATCCTTCCTGTGGCAGATATTTGTATGGACTTTCATACGGGAGGGGCTTCAAGATTTAATGTTGCACAGGTGCGTATAGATCCTTCTGATTTTACGTCTACACAATATGCAAAGGTTTTTAACGCACCATTCACATTACATTCAAAAACAATATCAAAATCCTATAGAGCAACTTGCTCACGTCTAGGAAAGCCCATTCTACTTTTTGAAGGAGGAAAGTCTAAGGTAAGTGATAAGGATATTGCACGTCAAGGAGTTTTTGGAGCGATGCGCGTATTTGCTCATCTAGGTATGCTTGCAGATGATTTTAAAGTACCAGAGGCTCAAGCACCCTCGGTATTAGTGGAGGCAACACAATGGCTTAGAGCTAAATATTCTGGCCTTTTACATACAAAAGTAAATTGCGGAGAGTATGTGAATGTGGGACAGCACCTAGCAACAATTACTGATCCTTACGGAAAATTTAGACATTTAGTGATTGCAAAAAACGCAGGATACCTTATTAACGTAAATGAGGCATCACTGGTCTATCAAGGGGATGCCATTTTTAATACATCATTACAAAAGAATGTTGCAAGTGAGCAAACAAGAACTGAGGAAGAAGTATAA
- the rimK gene encoding 30S ribosomal protein S6--L-glutamate ligase, which produces MNLKILSRNPHLYSTSRLIEVGLKRGHSVEVIDPLKCDLIIEKKKPIVYYKGRHLDTTDAIIPRIGASITFYGTAVVRQFEMMNCFTTTTSTALVMSRDKLRSLQILSKSKLGMPKTIFTNYSRDVSEVIDHVGGAPLVIKLLEGTQGLGVVLAETKNAAESVIEAFNGLEARVIIQEFIKEAKGADLRAFVVDGQIVGAMKRQGKEGEFRSNLHRGGSAELIKLSEEEENAAIKAAKAMGLGVAGVDMLQSERGPLILEVNSSPGLEGIEKATGKDIAKTIIRYIERNI; this is translated from the coding sequence ATGAACTTAAAAATACTCTCTCGAAACCCGCATTTATATTCAACTAGTAGGCTTATTGAAGTGGGTTTAAAAAGAGGTCATAGCGTAGAAGTAATAGATCCTCTCAAATGTGACCTCATTATAGAGAAAAAGAAGCCTATCGTTTACTATAAAGGAAGACACTTAGACACAACGGATGCAATTATTCCTCGTATAGGTGCTTCGATCACATTTTATGGGACAGCAGTAGTACGTCAGTTTGAAATGATGAATTGCTTTACAACGACAACTTCGACAGCTCTTGTTATGAGTCGTGACAAACTTCGAAGCTTGCAAATATTATCTAAGTCAAAACTTGGAATGCCTAAAACAATTTTTACAAACTACAGTAGAGATGTCTCTGAGGTAATAGATCATGTAGGAGGTGCACCATTGGTAATTAAATTACTTGAAGGTACACAAGGACTAGGAGTAGTACTGGCAGAAACAAAAAATGCAGCAGAGTCTGTTATTGAAGCCTTTAATGGTCTGGAAGCCAGGGTGATTATTCAAGAGTTTATAAAAGAAGCAAAAGGCGCAGACCTTCGAGCCTTTGTGGTAGATGGACAAATTGTAGGAGCTATGAAACGTCAAGGAAAAGAAGGCGAGTTTAGGTCAAACCTACACAGAGGCGGCTCTGCAGAGCTCATTAAGCTATCTGAAGAGGAAGAAAATGCTGCTATTAAAGCTGCAAAAGCCATGGGACTGGGAGTGGCAGGGGTAGACATGTTACAGAGTGAGCGTGGGCCTTTAATACTAGAAGTAAATTCTTCACCAGGACTTGAGGGTATTGAAAAAGCAACTGGAAAAGATATTGCAAAAACAATTATACGCTATATAGAGCGCAACATTTAA
- a CDS encoding ATP-dependent zinc protease, whose amino-acid sequence MPKKIIGRTDKADFPELGFEDIDVKIDTGAYTSSIHCHSITEVDSLLICTFFDKKHPLYNGKELVFEDYDIAAVKSSNGEIQYRYEVQSDIRIFNKKYKISLTLSSREDMRFPVLLGRKFLTKKFIVDTELTDVSFNLKNQ is encoded by the coding sequence ATGCCAAAAAAAATTATAGGTCGTACTGACAAAGCAGATTTTCCAGAACTGGGCTTTGAAGATATTGATGTGAAAATTGATACTGGAGCATATACCTCTTCAATTCATTGCCATAGTATTACTGAGGTAGACAGTCTCCTTATTTGCACTTTTTTTGATAAAAAACATCCACTTTACAATGGTAAGGAGCTTGTTTTTGAAGACTATGACATTGCTGCTGTAAAAAGTAGCAACGGAGAGATTCAATATCGATATGAAGTGCAAAGTGACATACGAATTTTCAATAAAAAATATAAAATCTCCTTAACACTATCATCAAGAGAAGATATGAGATTTCCCGTACTTTTGGGGCGTAAATTTCTAACTAAAAAATTCATAGTAGATACAGAGCTTACAGATGTGTCCTTCAATTTAAAAAACCAATGA
- the uvrC gene encoding excinuclease ABC subunit UvrC, whose product MASASVELHLKTLPTSPGIYQYYDKNGKLLYVGKAKNLKKRVLSYFNKSHDSGRIRTMVKKIHEIKHIVVATETDALLLENSLIKEYQPRYNVMLKDDKSYPWICIKNERFPRVFPTRRLIKDGSEYYGPYTSMKTVRTLLDLIKSLYKLRTCNYDLSQEKIDTGKYKVCLEYHLGNCEGPCEGKQSEKDYHEHIEHIRQIVKGDFKESLDRFREKMKAHAAAMEFEEAQRIKEKLDILENYQAKSTVVHPKINNVDVFTIISDEGYGYVNFLQISHGAIIKSHTLELKKQLDETDKELLELGIIEIQQRFDHNSKEIYVPFAVDIGEHYKVTIPKLGDKKRILDLSERNAKYYRMERFKQTKIVDPDRHTNRIMAQMKVDLRLTEEPRHIECFDNSNIQGTNPVAACVVFKNGKPSKSDYRKFNIKTVEGPDDFASMEEVVFRRYRRLLEEDQPLPQLIIVDGGKGQLSSGVKALETLGLRGKIAIIGIAKRLEELFYPGDSIPLYLDKKSETLKIIQQLRNEAHRFGITFHRNKRSNAALGTELETIRGIGEKTIVDLLKHFRSVSKVKTATKKSLTDVIGPSKADIIYNHYHAK is encoded by the coding sequence ATGGCAAGTGCATCTGTAGAATTACATCTCAAAACGCTCCCTACCAGCCCTGGTATTTATCAATATTATGATAAAAATGGCAAACTATTGTATGTAGGTAAAGCAAAAAATCTCAAAAAACGAGTCCTCTCCTATTTCAATAAATCGCATGATAGTGGTCGTATACGGACCATGGTTAAAAAAATTCATGAAATTAAGCATATTGTAGTAGCGACAGAGACAGATGCTTTACTGTTAGAGAATAGCCTCATAAAGGAATACCAACCACGGTATAATGTCATGCTTAAAGATGACAAAAGCTACCCGTGGATTTGTATTAAAAATGAGCGATTTCCTAGAGTATTTCCCACAAGACGTCTCATAAAAGATGGAAGTGAGTATTACGGACCGTACACCAGTATGAAGACCGTACGTACCCTTCTTGATCTTATTAAAAGCCTTTATAAACTTCGCACCTGCAATTATGACCTTTCTCAAGAAAAAATAGATACTGGCAAATATAAAGTCTGCCTTGAATATCACCTTGGGAATTGTGAGGGTCCATGTGAGGGCAAACAGTCTGAAAAAGATTACCACGAACATATAGAGCATATCCGACAGATTGTAAAGGGAGATTTTAAAGAGTCTTTAGATCGCTTTCGCGAAAAAATGAAAGCTCATGCCGCCGCTATGGAATTTGAAGAGGCCCAACGTATCAAAGAGAAGTTAGATATTTTAGAAAATTACCAAGCTAAAAGTACAGTTGTACATCCTAAAATAAATAATGTAGATGTCTTCACCATCATAAGTGATGAAGGATATGGATATGTGAATTTTTTACAAATATCACATGGAGCAATTATAAAGTCTCACACCTTAGAACTCAAAAAGCAACTAGACGAGACAGATAAAGAATTACTAGAATTGGGAATTATTGAAATCCAACAACGCTTTGACCATAATTCAAAAGAAATATATGTGCCATTTGCTGTTGATATTGGGGAACATTATAAAGTAACTATTCCAAAGTTAGGGGATAAAAAACGGATCTTAGATCTTTCAGAACGAAACGCAAAATATTACCGTATGGAGCGTTTTAAACAAACAAAAATTGTTGATCCAGACAGGCATACAAATCGTATTATGGCCCAAATGAAAGTGGATTTACGATTGACTGAGGAGCCTCGCCATATAGAGTGTTTTGACAACTCAAACATACAAGGAACCAATCCCGTGGCGGCTTGTGTGGTTTTCAAAAATGGTAAACCTAGCAAAAGCGACTATCGCAAATTCAATATTAAAACCGTAGAAGGCCCAGATGATTTTGCTAGTATGGAAGAGGTTGTCTTTAGAAGGTATCGTAGGTTATTAGAAGAGGATCAACCACTGCCGCAACTCATTATTGTAGATGGTGGTAAGGGACAGCTTTCTAGCGGAGTAAAAGCATTAGAAACCTTAGGGTTACGCGGTAAAATCGCCATTATAGGTATTGCTAAGAGACTAGAAGAGTTATTTTATCCTGGAGATAGTATTCCGCTTTATTTGGACAAAAAGAGTGAAACACTTAAGATTATACAACAATTACGTAATGAGGCGCATCGTTTTGGAATCACCTTTCATAGGAATAAGCGTAGTAATGCCGCTCTTGGTACAGAGTTAGAAACCATTAGAGGAATTGGTGAAAAGACAATTGTAGATTTGTTGAAACACTTTAGGTCTGTCTCTAAGGTGAAAACTGCCACAAAGAAAAGCTTAACAGATGTTATAGGTCCTTCAAAGGCTGATATTATATATAATCACTATCACGCAAAATAA